The sequence AAAAATGGCTTTGGCATCATCTCGTCTTATCAAAGATTTGGACTAAGTCACGAAGAGGCCGTAAATGTGGCTAAAAAAGTCTCAAACGTCTTTGTCGATGAAAAAGCTTTAAATATCTACGATCTAAGCGCGGTTGAGCGGATAAAGTCTGTGGTTAAATTTATGATAGAGAAAAATGAATTTGCCGTTTTCTCAGCTCAAAGTATAAGCTTAAAGCTTGCTTGGGCTAGCCAAAATTTAGCTCAAAAAGCACTTGATGAGCTTGAAAGTATAAACTTAATCTCTAAAAATGATGGCATTTATATAAAAAAGGGCGTTGATATAAGCAAGCTAAAAGTAAGGCTTGAAGAGAAAATTTATGAAATTTTAGAAAGCGGAAAGCTAGCTCCTACGGCACCTTATAATATATATGATGAGCTGGAAATAGATAGGCTAAGTGGCGATAATGCACTTAAAAAACTAACTGCAATGGGTAGAGTTATAAGGCTGGAGCATAACCTTTTCATCACCAGAAATTCGTTAAAAATGGCACTTGATAAGCTAAGAGGGATCATCAAAAATCAAGGCTTTGTAAATGTCACAAACGCCAAGGATGCACTAAATTTAAGTAGAAAATATATAATCGCTTATCTTGAGCAACTTGATCTTGAGAGTGACATAATAAAGCAAGGAAATGATAGAGTTTTTCGCGGTTAGTATTCATTTACAAAAAGCAAATATAATCCGCCAAATTTTTTAAAAGGAAAAAAATGAAAAAAGTGGTTTTGGCCTCAATATTAGCGGCAACTAGCCTAATGGCAGCTAGTAATAAGCAAATAGAAGATTTTTACTCAGAAGTTTTTAAAAATCAAAATATCGATGGTGTTAATGTGAAAGTCGTAGAGCGCACTAAAATTTTAGATGATATAGAAAAAGTAAGCTTAAAATTTAGCAAAGGGGATATGTCTCAAGAAGATGTGACTTTTGTTAAGGGTGATCTTATGTTTCCTGATGTTGTAAATTTAAAGGAGCAAAAGTCTTATTTGGCTGAAGAAAAAAAGGTAATCGCAGAAAAAGCAGCACTTGATTTAGTAAAATCACTAGCTAAAATTTATAAAAATGAAGACAAGGCAAATGTTATAACTCTTGGCAATGATAGCAAAAAGCCAACTCTTATTATGTTTTCAGATCCTGAATGTCCATATTGTAGAGCCGAGCTAGCAAAGATCGAAACGACATTAAAAGACAATAACGTTGAAATCATCCTAACTCCAGTACATGAACTATCATCTTTGCAAAAAAGTGCTTTGATCTATAAAGATATAAAAAATGCAAAAAGTGATAGCGATAAGGTTAAAATTTTAAGAAAGTATTTCTCTGAAGATTATAACGTAGATGAAAAAAATGTTAGCAAAGAAGAGAGCGACAAGATAGATACTTTACGTAAAAAATATTTCTCAGCTGGCGTTAGATCAGTGCCATTTATCATAAACAAAAGTGATCTAAAATAATCTTTTCTAGGGAGCTCTCCCTAGAATTTATACTTTAAATTAGCCTTTCTCTCAAAATTCATAAAAGTTAAAATATTAAATATATTTTCTTATATTTTTAACAATAACTTAACATATTTAATTAAAGCTTTATATTTACTTTGATTATCTTGCAATTATGCTAAATTTACCGAGTTTAAATCTAGGCTATAAAAAGCCCTGAAATAGGCCTTGCAATATTTTAGAATTTCTAAAATATTGCGAATCATGAAGACCAATCAAACCAAATTCTCAAATTTTTAAGTTTGAGAGCTAAGGAGAAAAAATGCAAGGATCAAGAAGAGATTTTCTCAAAAAATCTCTAAAAGTCGGTGCTGCCGGCGGTGTACTCGCAGTCTCAGCCGTAGCAAAAGTGACTAGTGACGACTTAGCTCCTGATGACAATGGTGTCGTCGTTGGCAAGTCAAACAAAAAAGAGGTGCTTTATAAAAAAAGCAAGAACTGGGAAACCTACTATAAAATCGCTTACTAAGGGAGAAAACCATGAGTGATGCACGTATAGGAAGACGTTCATTTTTAAAGCTAGCCGCACTTGGTGCTGGAAGTACAATGGCTTTTGGAGAAAATGAAACGATAAGAAAAGCAAGTGATGAGGAGATAAAAAATCCTTTCCCTGGCTCAAAAAAGGTTAGAACGATTTGTTCTATTTGCTCAGCAGGCTGTGGTATCGAGGCTGAGGTAAAAGATGGTGTTTGGGTTCGTCAAGATATGGCGATGCACCATCCGATATCTCAGGGCTCACACTGCTCAAAAGGTATCGATCAGATCGACCTTACACACAGCAAACAACGTATCAAATATCCTATGAAAAAAGTTGATGGTAAATGGCAAAGAATTTCATGGGATCAAGCTGTAAATGAGATCGGCGATAAGATGCTTCAGATCCGCAAAGAAGATGGTCCTGATAGTGTTGTTTTCTTAGGATCTGCGAAATTTAACAATGAGCAAGCATATTACTTTAGAAAATTTTGTGCATTTTGGGGTACAAACAGTAACGATCACGTAGCAAGAATTTGACATAGCGCAACAGTCGCCGGTGTGGCGAATACTTGGGGTTATGGCGCGATGACAAACCACTTTGGAGATATGGCTGCAAACTCAAAATGTATATTTATCATTGGAGCAAACCCAGCTGTGGCAAACCCAGTTGGTGGCATGAAGCACACTTTACAAGCAAAAGATAGAAACAATGCAAAAGTAATTGTAGCTGATCCAAATTTTACAAAGACGGCTGCACATGCTGATCTTTATTTGAGACAAAGATCAGGAACTGATATTGCACTTGTTTATGGTCTTATTCACATTATTCTCAAAAATGGCTGGGAAGATAAAGAATTTATAGAAAATAGAACTTACGGTATTGATGAGATAAGAAAAGAGGCTGAGCACTGGACACCAGAGGTTACATCTGATGTTACTGGAGTACCAGTTGATAAGCTACTAAAAGCTGCAGATATCCTAGCTCATACAAAACCGGGTACTGTTGTTTGGGCACTTGGCATCACTCAACACTCAGTTGGTACATCAAATACAAGAATTTTACCTATCCTTCAACTAATTCTAGGAAATATGGGTAAAGCAGGTGGCGGCTGTAATATCATTCGTGGTCACGACAATGTTCAAGGCTCAACTGATATGTGTAACCTTTCAGATAGCTTGCCAATGTATTATGGCTTAACTGATGCAGCATGGAAATATTACTGCAAAGGCTGGGGCGTTGATTATGATGAATTTATTAAACGCTTTGCGGTCTCAACAAAAGAGCCAAAACAAGGCGGCACTCCTGTTAAAAACACAGTCTTTGAAGAGTATTATTACCACGATCCTAAACATCCAGAAGATAGAAACTGGAGAAACGAAAAAGGCTGGTCACTTTCAAAATGGTGGCAAGGCGTCTTGAAAGAGGAGAACACATTTAGTAGTGGTGCATTGAGAGTTCTTTGGGTTCAAGGAACTGGTCTAACGTCTATGGCGCACCTAGCTAAAATTCAAGAAGCAGCTTCAAAACTAGATATGATCGTTGTA comes from Campylobacter concisus and encodes:
- a CDS encoding thioredoxin domain-containing protein codes for the protein MKKVVLASILAATSLMAASNKQIEDFYSEVFKNQNIDGVNVKVVERTKILDDIEKVSLKFSKGDMSQEDVTFVKGDLMFPDVVNLKEQKSYLAEEKKVIAEKAALDLVKSLAKIYKNEDKANVITLGNDSKKPTLIMFSDPECPYCRAELAKIETTLKDNNVEIILTPVHELSSLQKSALIYKDIKNAKSDSDKVKILRKYFSEDYNVDEKNVSKEESDKIDTLRKKYFSAGVRSVPFIINKSDLK
- a CDS encoding twin-arginine translocation signal domain-containing protein; translated protein: MQGSRRDFLKKSLKVGAAGGVLAVSAVAKVTSDDLAPDDNGVVVGKSNKKEVLYKKSKNWETYYKIAY